The following coding sequences are from one Ornithorhynchus anatinus isolate Pmale09 chromosome 11, mOrnAna1.pri.v4, whole genome shotgun sequence window:
- the LOC114815063 gene encoding antimicrobial peptide NK-lysin-like → MAAFLLLLSLTLLAGPAWASTGLISKDHRQEPTLRNQQHQQDSSFLGDLRDQDGSPFLICSSCQIIMQKLKDMVGNQINDTDAIDNAEKRLCRFVGFILRTFCRKLMKTYMYPIAIELQAGKSPWDVCVDISLCKPMEDQDAREKILESESTLEKRTLEAEWPQPARRSLWRY, encoded by the exons ATGGcagcttttctcctgctcctctccctgaccctcctgGCCGGCCCAG CCTGGGCTAGCACAGGCCTGATCTCCAAGGATCACCGGCAGGAACCCACCCTCCGGAACCAGCAGCACCAGCAAGACAGCTCCTTCTTG GGGGACCTGCGTGACCAGGATGGGTCACCCTTCCTGATCTGTAGCAGCTGTCAGATCATCATGCAGAAACTTAAGGACATGGTTGGGAACCAGATTAACGACACG GATGCGATAGACAATGCGGAGAAGCGGTTGTGCAGGTTCGTGGGTTTTATTCTCCGGACGTTCTGCCGGAAACTCATGAAGACATATATGTACCCCATCGCCATCGAACTTCAGGCGGGCAAGTCTCCCTGGGATGTCTGTGTGGACATCAGTTTATGCAAGCCTATGGAAG accaggATGCCAGGGAGAAGATCCTGGAGTCTGAATCTACCCTTGAGAAGAGGACTCTGGAGGCGGAGTGGCCCCAACCTGCCAGAAGGTCTCTCTGGAGATACTGA